The following is a genomic window from Solanum stenotomum isolate F172 chromosome 4, ASM1918654v1, whole genome shotgun sequence.
CATTAGAAAcataacatttttgaaatattttggtTTGTATGTTTAAGTTTACAGTTTTTTACTTTGTTTGTTGTTAGGATTTTGCATTGGCAGCCAAATGCAGGAACAACAATCAATAGTCAAATACTGATAGAAGTAGCTAATTGTGCTGAGAGCATTAATGGTGTTAAAGAAGGAAGATGGAAAAATACTTTTACCTTTTATAAGCCCATACTCAAAGGTATTTCACTACTTAATAAATCATGTTTGTAAACATTATATAAAGGAATGACCTTTTTTTTCCTCTCGATGCATTATAAAGAATGAATTTGGGAAGTTTTTCTCCTTTGTAAGTAATCTATAAAAAAGCGAAGAAGTATTGAAATAATTTGGGTCAAGAATAGATCTAAATGTAAGATAATCTATATATCTCGCATTTCTAACTTACACATCATGTCATTTTTAAGAGTATTTTTGTGGCCATATACGAGATTTGATtgttaattgattaattttttcttttactagAACAAGCAAATGCATCGGAATTTCCCCAAAATTTTTTGGGGGTTTCACTTCAAGAACAACCCGACAAGTTTTATATGGCAATTAGTAGGCAACGACTGGTTGTGGAAGCAGAGTCATCAATGCAGACAATAATGGAGAACTTACAATCTTATAGAATGAAGCTTGCTGTTAATTGTGAGGTTTGTATTATTGAGATATGCAAATTATTGTTCTTATTGTAAGTGGATGATATACTTATATAGCACCATCAAGATTTTTGTTTTCACAAATActcattaaaatatttgactgaTATAGGGTCTTCAGTATCAACTTGGTGACTTCCGGCTTCGAGTAGGCAAAGTTGTTCCAATCAATTCTGAGAACTTGAGGGGAATAGTTATGGAGGTATGCAAATAATTTTAGAGATTTATTCTCAGTTGAAGCTTTTTATGTGGTTaagccttttaaaaaaaaacatagctaTGTTgtaatatattatgttttttttactcTTCATGGAGAGGAATTCAATTAATGTACTTtacctaattaaaaaaataaatactattaTGAGCATGCTTGCCTCATAAGatgtttgtttcttttgtaGATGGAGTATCTTCCGATTTCCTCACGGGAAACATCACATCTAATTATGAGTGAATTCTTCGAGATATGGAAGGAAACTCTTGGAAAAAGATCATTACCGGGTCATTTTTTGCATGTTGAACCAAATTTTTCAGAGTTTGGCCTCTCTGATCAATACACTTCACAACACACAGTTATACAATATGCTAGCATCTTGGCTCAAATGGCAGCAACATCTCAATCATCACAAGCAACTAGAAATTAGAATGTTTTGCTGACATTATAAGATTTTTCTTTAGCTTCAGAAATGAGTTCTTTATGTTCATTAATTAATTGGGAATATGCACATCAATAGTAAGCAATCTTAAAGCTACTACGATTTCAATTTAGAATTTATAcagctacttttttttttcattttagtgGGTAATATGAATgttaaataatttcttttgtgtGAAAAATTGTACTTAAGATTATATAGTCTTTTAAGCCCATATTGCAAGACAAGTAGGGATTTTGAAGCTTTGGAGAGTAGAACTTTTTTGCTCAAAAGGAAATATGGTATATATGTtaatattactttaaaaaattaaagcattttAGATCATTCATTTAGAGAAGAATTTacgaagaagaaaattttaTGCTATGAAtcctttatcattttttatacttttttttttcaaccatAATGCCATTACTAAAAAAAAGGAGGCTCTAACATGCCAATGGGGGAGAAAATGAGGTTTTTGAAGTATTAAgtatttttagagaaaatattgatagtttttgaaattttttttagagaacaTAGTGAGAGTTTTTGAAGTATTAAGCATTTGTTGACCAATTTATCAGTTGATAATTTTATGTTCAATTATCTTTGAAGTTTTAGCATTATCGACAcatattaacaaaatattaaaa
Proteins encoded in this region:
- the LOC125863041 gene encoding mediator of RNA polymerase II transcription subunit 20a-like, which gives rise to MPIKWILHWQPNAGTTINSQILIEVANCAESINGVKEGRWKNTFTFYKPILKEQANASEFPQNFLGVSLQEQPDKFYMAISRQRLVVEAESSMQTIMENLQSYRMKLAVNCEGLQYQLGDFRLRVGKVVPINSENLRGIVMEMEYLPISSRETSHLIMSEFFEIWKETLGKRSLPGHFLHVEPNFSEFGLSDQYTSQHTVIQYASILAQMAATSQSSQATRN